From one Mycosarcoma maydis chromosome 17, whole genome shotgun sequence genomic stretch:
- a CDS encoding putative Chromatin assembly factor 1 subunit c: protein MDASDFVEDEAAIAQQKLSNEEYKIWKKNSPFLYDLVVTHALEWPSLTCQWLPDKESPAGQSYTQHRLLLGTHTSGQDQNYLQFAQVQLPTTGADGASNSAESRLDLKQYDEDKGEIGSYSATTARLSIVQKINHDGEINRARYCPQNCDLIATRSVTGKTYIFDRTKHSNTPSADGVCRPDIILEGQHKEGYGLSWSPLKQGHILAASEDTTVCHWDINNYTKPNNTLQPSATYTGHTAIVEDVAWHNHHESLFGSVGDDRQLLIWDIREPASAPKYRVEAHTGEVNALAFSPENENILVTGSSDKSVGVWDLRNLKVKLHSLESHTDEILSVCWSPHHATVLASASADRRVNLWDLSKIGQEQTPDDAEDGPPELIFVHGGHTSRPTDLAWSPHMEWALTSAAEDNIVMVWRPSKAVIDTGNEELTPDDLE, encoded by the coding sequence ATGGACGCATCGGATTTTGTcgaggacgaagcagcTATTGCTCAGCAGAAGCTTTCAAACGAAGAGTACAAGATCTGGAAGAAGAATTCTCCGTTTCTGTacgacctcgtcgtcacACATGCGCTGGAATGGCCGTCGCTCACGTGCCAGTGGTTACCCGACAAAGAGTCGCCTGCCGGTCAATCGTACACGCAGCACCGTCTACTGCTCGGCACGCACACATCGGGTCAGGACCAGAACTATCTTCAGTTCGCCCAAGTGCAACTGCCTACTACGGGGGCTGATGGAGCATCGAATTCAGCCGAGTCTCGTCTAGATCTCAAACAGTACGACGAGGACAAGGGCGAGATCGGAAGCTATTCGGCCACCACGGCCCGTTTGTCGATTGTACAGAAAATCAACCACGACGGAGAGATCAACAGGGCAAGATATTGTCCTCAGAATTGCGATTTGATCGCCACTCGAAGTGTGACGGGAAAGACGTACATCTTTGACCGTAccaagcacagcaacaCGCCGAGTGCCGATGGCGTCTGTCGACCGGATATCATCCTGGAAGGGCAGCACAAGGAAGGATACGGTCTGTCTTGGTCGCCGTTGAAACAAGGCCATATTCTCGCTGCAAGCGAAGATACGACAGTTTGTCACTGGGACATTAACAACTACACAAAGCCCAACAACACGCTTCAGCCTAGCGCGACCTACACTGGGCACACTGCGATTGTGGAAGATGTTGCGTGGCACAATCACCACGAGTCGCTCTTCGGTTCGGTGGGCGATGATCGCCAGCTGCTCATCTGGGACATCCGAGAGCCAGCGTCTGCACCCAAGTACCGCGTCGAAGCGCACACGGGTGAAGTCAACGCACTAGCATTCAGTCCTGAGAACGAAAACATCCTGGTCACCGGATCGTCTGACAAGAGTGTGGGCGTATGGGATCTGCGCAACCTCAAAGTGAAACTGCactcgctcgaatcgcacaCGGACGAGATCCTGTCGGTCTGCTGGTCGCCCCACCACGCCACTGTCTTagcgagcgcatccgccGACCGAAGAGTCAACCTTTGGGACCTCAGCAAGATTGGTCAAGAACAGACCCCCGACGACGCAGAAGACGGTCCGCCGGAACTCATCTTTGTACACGGCGGTCACACCAGCCGCCCCACCGATCTCGCTTGGAGCCCGCACATGGAGTGGGCGCTCACCAGCGCTGCCGAGGACAACATCGTCATGGTCTGGAGACCCAGTAAGGCCGTCATTGATACCGGCAACGAGGAGCTCACCCCCGACGATCTCGAGTAA
- a CDS encoding uncharacterized protein (related to SET protein (Protein phosphatase 2A inhibitor)): protein MTDAYRQPEAKTFSDSLQQKVDALVKDFRKADVELIKHELKLNAPLYKKRAEIVSSVKDFWFQALINCMATNVYIDDADHEALSYLSNVQVERDVEDPRAASITFSFRENPFFSNEKLVKKFSLVEGAKSLEEEFNFLQETKPEKTQIDWKSDDKNLSKLKPTIGGPESDDFEPGSFFSTFFENTDQEVAGGIGHALIMDFWPGAIDFYTGADDLDFDDDDFDSEDDEDDQDDDDDDDAEIDLEDDERPKKKSKADA, encoded by the coding sequence ATGACAGACGCTTACCGCCAGCCCGAGGCCAAGACGTTCTCGGATTCTCTGCAGCAAAAAGTGGATGCTCTCGTCAAGGACTTCCGCAAGGCGGATGTTGAGCTCATCAAgcacgagctcaagctgaaTGCTCCTCTGTACAAGAAGCGTGCCGAGATCGTTTCTTCGGTCAAGGACTTTTGGTTCCAGGCTTTGATCAACTGCATGGCTACCAACGTTTAcatcgatgatgctgaCCACGAAGCTCTTTCGTACCTGTCCAACGTGCAAGTGGAGCGTGATGTCGAGGACCCACGAGCTGCGAGCATCACGTTCAGTTTCCGCGAGAACCCGTTCTTCTCGAAcgagaagctcgtcaagaagTTTTCGCTCGTCGAGGGCGCCAAGTCGTTGGAGGAGGAGTTCAATTTTTTGCAAGAGACCAAGCCCGAGAAGACGCAGATTGACTGGAAGTCGGACGACAAGAACTtgtccaagctcaagcccACCATTGGCGGTCCCGAGAGCGACGACTTTGAGCCTGGCTCTTTCTTCTCGACGTTTTTCGAAAACACCGACCAGGAGGTCGCCGGTGGCATCGGACACGCTCTGATCATGGACTTCTGGCCAGGTGCCATCGACTTCTACACGGGCGCCGATGacctcgactttgacgatgacgactttgacagcgaagatgacgaagacgaccaagacgatgacgatgacgatgacgccGAAATCGACCTcgaggacgatgagcgTCCCAAGAAAAAGTCCAAGGCTGACGCGTAA